The following coding sequences are from one Myxococcus guangdongensis window:
- a CDS encoding RCC1 domain-containing protein → MSGVLLCLLWWAGCAEPGASSFSGELGTLRAREGASRQGSVLAGRHHTLVLRSDGTVWAWGGNTFGQLGNNSTRPNPMPTRVWRLSSIRAIGVGEQHSLALGGDGTVWAWGWNNNGQLGDGTTTSRSVPTRIPNLTNVIAIAAGFTHSMVLKSDGTVWAWGLNATGQLGDGTTTRRLVPVQVQGLTSAAAIAAGNSHSLALTTDGRLLTWGSNADGQLGTGNQTHRSLPGALVGMTNVSALSGGGSHSMVLKTDGTVWVWGKNDDGQLGLGNTTASLVPVQVPGLTSVAAVVGGGQHSVALKADGTVWAWGSNIRAQLGDGTQTQRLAPFQVPGLTGVLGVSAGGGQHSVAVKASGEVWTWGSNSDGQCGDGTYLMKLVPTLTRGLLERAGASAGEGSSLAIKEDGTAWGWGMNAQSQLGDGTNVSRRLPVRVGTLTQVASVASGAFHSLALKEDGAVFGWGANGWGAVGDGSLVNRTQPVRVGQGTLVASAVAVGAYHSLALGVDGTVFAWGDNSVGQLGDGSDVTPTQTTPTRVPDLDRVVSVAAGLEHSLALKADGTVWVWGRQDTCEDVGGEAVAVRTPRQVPGLTDVVAVGAGLCHSMALRADGTVWAWGSNDQGQLGDGGLTARMTPAQVTGLTGVVSLSVGPRQALVLKQDGGVWGWGSNPLGQLGAGLSAPRLAPALVPALTGVRSLSSGATHTLALKEDGTLWAWGGNGDGQLGIGAVDWQLTPTRSGLVASRGVAAASRHSLVVALDGSVQGTGANDSGQLGDGSLVTRADPVAVTGLTEIRAVAGGPGHTLALKTDGRVYSWGANLEGELGDGTTTPRTQATQLPTLAGVLSIAVGSRHSLALQGDGTVVAWGANLQGQLGDGTTVSRRAPVRVLNLSGVAAIAAGDGFSLALKHDGTVWSWGGNSLGQLGDNSTQRRLEPVAVAGLTGVTAVAAGRTHALALKGDATLWAWGSNTYGELGDNTQTRRLAPVLVNTLAGVTTLSAGEHHSLAVTTGGKVWGWGRNQHAQVGNGVKSNWQKLPVQVPGLTGAVAVSGGGEHSLAVLSDRGVWAWGNSIQGQLGTGMVGFRVAPVQVW, encoded by the coding sequence GTGTCTGGAGTCCTGCTGTGCCTGTTGTGGTGGGCGGGCTGTGCCGAGCCCGGTGCGTCCTCCTTCTCCGGCGAGCTCGGCACCCTGCGCGCCAGGGAGGGCGCGTCCCGGCAGGGCTCGGTGCTGGCGGGGCGGCACCACACGCTGGTGCTGAGGTCGGATGGCACCGTGTGGGCGTGGGGCGGCAACACCTTCGGCCAGCTCGGCAACAACTCGACCCGCCCCAACCCGATGCCCACGCGCGTCTGGCGCCTGTCGAGCATCCGCGCGATTGGCGTGGGGGAGCAGCACTCGCTCGCGCTGGGCGGGGACGGCACGGTGTGGGCGTGGGGTTGGAACAACAACGGGCAGCTGGGCGACGGGACGACGACGTCCCGCTCGGTGCCCACGCGAATCCCGAACCTGACGAACGTGATCGCCATCGCCGCCGGATTCACCCACTCGATGGTGCTCAAGTCGGACGGCACCGTCTGGGCGTGGGGCCTGAACGCGACGGGACAGCTCGGCGATGGAACGACGACGCGCAGGCTCGTCCCCGTGCAGGTGCAGGGGCTGACGAGCGCGGCGGCCATCGCCGCGGGCAACTCGCACTCGTTGGCGCTGACGACGGATGGGCGACTGTTGACCTGGGGGAGCAACGCCGATGGTCAGCTCGGCACCGGCAACCAGACGCACCGCTCGCTCCCGGGCGCGTTGGTGGGCATGACGAACGTGTCCGCGCTGTCGGGCGGAGGCTCGCACTCGATGGTGCTGAAGACGGACGGCACCGTGTGGGTCTGGGGGAAGAACGATGATGGCCAGCTGGGCCTGGGCAACACCACCGCGAGCCTGGTGCCGGTGCAGGTGCCGGGTCTCACGAGCGTCGCGGCGGTGGTGGGGGGCGGGCAGCACTCGGTGGCGCTGAAGGCGGACGGCACGGTGTGGGCGTGGGGCAGCAACATCCGCGCGCAACTGGGCGACGGGACACAGACGCAGCGGCTGGCGCCGTTCCAGGTGCCGGGCCTGACGGGCGTGCTGGGCGTGTCCGCGGGAGGCGGGCAGCACTCGGTGGCGGTGAAGGCGAGCGGCGAGGTGTGGACGTGGGGCTCCAACTCCGACGGCCAATGTGGCGACGGGACGTACTTGATGAAGCTGGTGCCCACGCTGACGCGCGGCCTGCTGGAGCGCGCGGGGGCGTCCGCGGGGGAGGGCTCCTCGCTGGCCATCAAGGAGGACGGCACCGCGTGGGGGTGGGGGATGAACGCCCAGTCCCAGCTCGGCGACGGCACGAATGTGTCGCGTCGGTTGCCGGTGCGGGTGGGGACGCTCACGCAGGTGGCGTCGGTCGCCTCCGGGGCGTTCCACTCACTGGCGCTGAAGGAGGACGGCGCGGTGTTCGGCTGGGGCGCGAACGGCTGGGGCGCCGTCGGGGACGGGAGCCTGGTCAATCGCACGCAACCGGTGCGGGTGGGGCAGGGCACCCTGGTGGCCTCGGCGGTGGCGGTGGGGGCGTACCATTCGCTGGCGCTGGGCGTGGATGGGACCGTCTTCGCGTGGGGGGACAACAGCGTGGGGCAGCTGGGCGACGGGAGCGACGTCACGCCCACGCAGACCACGCCCACCCGGGTGCCGGACCTGGACCGCGTCGTCTCCGTGGCCGCGGGCCTGGAGCACTCGCTCGCCTTGAAGGCGGACGGCACCGTCTGGGTGTGGGGCCGACAGGACACGTGCGAGGACGTGGGGGGCGAGGCGGTGGCGGTGCGCACGCCGCGCCAGGTGCCGGGGTTGACGGACGTGGTGGCGGTGGGCGCGGGGCTCTGTCATTCGATGGCCCTGCGCGCGGATGGCACCGTCTGGGCCTGGGGAAGCAATGACCAGGGACAGCTGGGGGATGGGGGCCTCACCGCGCGGATGACGCCCGCCCAGGTGACGGGGCTCACCGGCGTGGTGTCCCTCTCCGTGGGCCCGCGCCAGGCCCTGGTGCTCAAGCAGGATGGCGGTGTGTGGGGGTGGGGGAGCAATCCCCTGGGCCAGCTGGGGGCGGGCCTGTCCGCCCCGCGCCTGGCGCCCGCGCTGGTGCCCGCGCTGACGGGCGTGAGGTCGCTGTCCTCGGGGGCCACGCACACGCTGGCGCTCAAGGAGGACGGCACGCTCTGGGCCTGGGGCGGCAATGGCGATGGGCAGCTGGGCATCGGCGCGGTGGACTGGCAGCTGACGCCGACCCGCTCGGGCCTCGTGGCCTCGCGAGGCGTGGCCGCCGCGTCCCGGCACTCGCTCGTCGTCGCGCTGGACGGCAGCGTGCAGGGCACGGGGGCCAACGACTCCGGGCAGTTGGGTGACGGCAGCCTGGTGACGCGCGCGGACCCGGTGGCCGTGACGGGGCTGACGGAGATTCGCGCCGTCGCCGGAGGCCCCGGGCACACGCTCGCCCTGAAGACGGATGGCCGCGTCTACTCCTGGGGCGCGAACCTGGAGGGCGAGCTGGGGGATGGCACGACGACGCCCCGGACGCAGGCCACGCAGTTGCCGACGCTCGCGGGCGTGTTGTCCATCGCGGTGGGCAGCCGTCACTCGCTGGCGCTGCAGGGCGACGGCACCGTGGTGGCCTGGGGCGCGAACCTCCAGGGGCAGTTGGGCGACGGGACGACGGTGTCCCGGAGGGCCCCCGTGCGCGTGCTGAACCTGTCGGGCGTGGCGGCCATCGCCGCGGGAGATGGCTTCTCGCTGGCGCTCAAGCACGACGGCACGGTGTGGTCCTGGGGCGGCAACTCCCTGGGACAGCTCGGCGACAACTCCACCCAGCGCAGGCTGGAGCCGGTGGCGGTTGCCGGCCTCACGGGCGTCACGGCGGTGGCGGCCGGGCGCACGCATGCGCTCGCGCTCAAGGGGGACGCGACGCTCTGGGCGTGGGGCTCCAACACCTATGGCGAGTTGGGAGACAACACCCAGACGCGGAGGCTCGCGCCCGTCCTGGTGAACACCCTGGCGGGCGTCACCACGTTGAGCGCCGGTGAGCATCACAGCCTCGCGGTGACCACCGGAGGCAAGGTCTGGGGCTGGGGCCGCAACCAGCACGCCCAGGTGGGCAACGGGGTGAAGTCCAACTGGCAGAAGCTGCCCGTGCAGGTGCCCGGGCTCACCGGCGCGGTGGCGGTGTCGGGCGGCGGGGAGCACTCGCTCGCCGTGCTCTCGGACCGCGGCGTCTGGGCCTGGGGCAACAGCATCCAGGGCCAGCTGGGCACCGGCATGGTGGGCTTCCGCGTGGCGCCCGTGCAGGTCTGGTAG
- a CDS encoding coiled-coil domain-containing protein — translation MASTKSKSRKSVSRNRSSESTKAAFEDLARKARNKPVVPAKEQEARDAHARDVLADVSNLSAESAVKKVTEAGLTIGKTLAGINEQVIALVEEMKQLDEAIRLKTEELTELHGKDVAASAVDVLVAEYDVRKAQLQEEMELLQKDIEETRERAASEAATEKAAAALARARAEEQYAYDVTVQRKKEQDAFAEGLRVQAATERDRKEKLEKDWAGREEQLKSREKELEDLRKQVSEFPAQLKKEADTAAAIVGNRVKADWELKLTLANKDAETAQKVASMEIASLKETSTKQAQALQVLQTELAEAKRQVQAIAEKALESASGARALAEVQGVIASREFGKAK, via the coding sequence ATGGCTTCCACCAAGTCCAAGTCCCGCAAGTCCGTCTCCCGCAACCGCTCCTCGGAGTCCACCAAGGCGGCCTTCGAGGACCTGGCTCGCAAGGCGCGCAACAAGCCCGTCGTCCCGGCCAAGGAGCAGGAGGCCCGTGACGCGCACGCGCGCGACGTGCTCGCGGACGTGTCCAACCTGTCGGCCGAGTCCGCGGTGAAGAAGGTCACCGAGGCGGGGCTCACCATCGGCAAGACGCTGGCGGGCATCAACGAGCAGGTCATCGCGCTGGTGGAGGAGATGAAGCAGCTGGACGAGGCCATCCGCCTGAAGACGGAGGAGCTGACGGAGCTGCATGGCAAGGACGTGGCGGCCAGCGCCGTGGACGTGCTGGTGGCGGAGTACGACGTGCGCAAGGCCCAGCTCCAGGAGGAGATGGAGCTGCTCCAGAAGGACATCGAGGAGACGCGTGAGCGGGCGGCCTCGGAGGCGGCCACGGAGAAGGCGGCGGCGGCGCTGGCTCGCGCGCGCGCCGAGGAGCAGTACGCCTACGACGTGACGGTGCAGCGCAAGAAGGAGCAGGACGCGTTCGCCGAAGGGCTGCGCGTGCAGGCGGCCACGGAGAGAGACCGCAAGGAGAAGCTGGAGAAGGACTGGGCCGGCCGCGAGGAGCAGCTGAAGTCGAGGGAGAAGGAGCTGGAGGATTTGCGCAAGCAGGTGTCCGAGTTCCCCGCGCAGCTGAAGAAGGAGGCCGACACGGCCGCGGCCATCGTGGGCAATCGCGTCAAGGCGGACTGGGAGCTGAAGCTGACGCTCGCCAACAAGGACGCGGAGACGGCGCAGAAGGTGGCCAGCATGGAGATTGCCTCGCTCAAGGAGACCAGCACGAAGCAGGCCCAGGCCCTCCAGGTGCTCCAGACGGAGCTGGCCGAGGCCAAGCGCCAGGTGCAGGCCATCGCGGAGAAGGCGCTCGAGTCCGCCTCCGGCGCTCGCGCCCTCGCCGAGGTGCAGGGTGTCATCGCCAGCCGCGAGTTCGGCAAGGCGAAGTAG
- the asnS gene encoding asparagine--tRNA ligase yields MQVVSVKQVLAGAVEAGTKVEVRGWVRTRRDSKAGISFVNVSDGSVFDPLQVVAPNSLPNYEKEILRLTAGASVVCRGTLVKSQGKGQAFEVQADEVQVLGLVDDPDTYPIQPKQHTLEFLRDVAHLRVRTNTFSSITRVRHRAAQAVHRFFDQEGFFWVNTPIITASDAEGAGQMFRVSTLDAVNPPRTPEGKIDWHKDFFGKEAYLTVSGQLNVEAYAMAMSKVYTFGPTFRAENSNTTRHLAEFWMIEPEIAFADLNADADLAERFLKYVFKAVLEDCGPDFKFFEERVQKGVTERLEKFIHSSFERIDYTDAIEILKKAKKKFEYAPEWGKDLQTEHERYLSEEHVGRPVVVMNYPEAIKAFYMRINEDGKTVAAMDVLAPGIGEIIGGSQREERLDVLDERMKRFGLEPSHYEWYRDLRRYGTVPHAGFGLGFERLIVYMCGLQNIRDAIPYPRVPGSAQF; encoded by the coding sequence ATGCAGGTCGTCAGTGTGAAGCAGGTCCTCGCCGGCGCGGTGGAGGCAGGGACGAAGGTGGAGGTCCGTGGCTGGGTGCGCACCCGGCGCGACTCGAAGGCGGGCATCAGCTTCGTCAATGTGAGCGATGGCTCGGTGTTCGACCCCCTCCAGGTGGTCGCCCCCAACTCGCTGCCCAACTACGAGAAGGAGATCCTCCGCCTCACCGCGGGCGCCTCTGTCGTCTGCCGCGGCACGCTGGTGAAGTCCCAGGGCAAGGGGCAGGCCTTCGAGGTCCAGGCGGACGAGGTCCAGGTGCTGGGCCTGGTGGACGACCCGGACACCTATCCCATCCAGCCCAAGCAGCACACGCTGGAGTTCCTGCGCGACGTGGCGCACCTGCGCGTGCGCACCAACACGTTCAGCTCGATTACGCGCGTGCGCCACCGCGCGGCGCAGGCGGTGCACCGCTTCTTCGACCAGGAGGGGTTCTTCTGGGTCAACACGCCCATCATCACCGCGAGCGACGCGGAGGGCGCCGGGCAGATGTTCCGCGTGTCCACGCTGGACGCGGTCAATCCGCCGCGCACGCCCGAGGGCAAGATTGACTGGCACAAGGACTTCTTCGGCAAGGAGGCGTACCTCACCGTCTCCGGCCAGCTCAACGTGGAGGCCTACGCCATGGCCATGTCGAAGGTGTACACCTTCGGCCCCACGTTCCGCGCGGAGAACTCCAACACCACGCGCCACCTGGCTGAGTTCTGGATGATTGAGCCGGAGATCGCCTTCGCGGACCTCAACGCGGACGCGGACCTGGCCGAGCGCTTCCTCAAGTATGTCTTCAAGGCGGTGCTGGAGGACTGCGGCCCCGACTTCAAGTTCTTCGAGGAGCGCGTGCAGAAGGGCGTCACGGAGCGGCTGGAGAAGTTCATCCACTCGAGCTTCGAGCGCATCGACTACACGGATGCGATTGAAATCCTCAAGAAGGCGAAGAAGAAGTTCGAGTACGCGCCGGAGTGGGGCAAGGATTTGCAGACGGAGCACGAGCGCTACCTGTCCGAGGAGCACGTGGGCCGGCCCGTCGTCGTGATGAACTACCCGGAGGCCATCAAGGCCTTCTACATGCGCATCAACGAGGACGGGAAGACGGTGGCGGCCATGGACGTGCTGGCCCCGGGCATCGGCGAAATCATCGGCGGCAGCCAGCGCGAGGAGCGGCTGGATGTGCTGGATGAGCGCATGAAGCGCTTCGGCCTGGAGCCGTCGCATTACGAGTGGTACCGCGACCTGCGTCGCTACGGCACGGTGCCGCACGCGGGCTTCGGGCTCGGGTTCGAGCGGCTCATCGTCTACATGTGCGGCCTGCAGAACATCCGCGACGCCATTCCGTACCCGCGCGTGCCGGGCTCGGCGCAGTTCTAG
- a CDS encoding CotH kinase family protein produces the protein MVACGGGSPPGPEDQPPDRAPSGDPDAGPSTGEPGPDAGIPDAGGPPPADAGTPDAGPAPTVCAPTAGEAQWVTEGQPVSATVTCSTGHTGPAVRFTVDNLPTGATFDETTATLRWTTGRDQAAVWNLVLRERSTNETGTLKVGVAENNGGPGNVAIVDPSKYTEEYGLPVFHLTYEPPLTSGSYKGAKLVYRGRTYQVEAKYRGATSGAFPKRSFTFKFSDDDLFDETVYGDGFLDKKRVALVTTFNDNSYVRTRLAFDLWSRISPDNIRVRTYSAVLYANNRYLGLYTVADLPHKRLMADHGMDKDSDLFKAVENDANFSRTRRDGTPKASLREGFEKKVGEPEMGQPHAWDTLEAFIGFVADSDDTTFRTQFPQRASLKDYENWWIFNTLIHGTDSHSKNAYHAYDPNTKGPWRFIPWDLDASFGQNFDTTRTSPTTRSNFANTNRIFARLLADPTFSGPMHERYRSLLKNEVKLETVLALIDVYERETSAVAKRDWAKWELEYRALGAPGSVGAGNFPNWYQRTDFNTYEQELEYVRQWVRTRWPALQSQLP, from the coding sequence ATGGTGGCCTGCGGGGGCGGCAGTCCCCCCGGTCCCGAGGATCAACCGCCCGACCGGGCTCCCTCCGGAGACCCCGACGCGGGTCCCTCCACGGGAGAGCCCGGACCGGACGCGGGCATCCCCGACGCCGGCGGACCTCCACCTGCCGACGCGGGCACTCCCGACGCCGGCCCCGCGCCCACCGTCTGCGCCCCCACCGCGGGCGAGGCGCAGTGGGTCACCGAGGGCCAGCCAGTGTCCGCCACCGTGACGTGCTCCACCGGTCACACCGGTCCCGCGGTGCGCTTCACCGTGGACAACCTGCCCACCGGCGCCACCTTCGATGAGACCACCGCCACGCTGCGCTGGACGACCGGCAGGGACCAGGCGGCCGTGTGGAACCTCGTGCTGCGCGAGCGCTCCACCAACGAGACAGGCACCCTCAAGGTCGGCGTCGCCGAAAACAACGGCGGCCCGGGCAACGTGGCCATCGTCGACCCCTCGAAGTACACCGAGGAGTACGGCCTGCCCGTCTTCCACCTCACCTATGAGCCGCCCCTCACCTCGGGCAGCTACAAGGGCGCCAAGCTCGTCTACCGGGGCCGCACCTACCAGGTGGAGGCCAAGTACCGCGGCGCCACCTCCGGCGCCTTCCCCAAGCGCAGCTTCACCTTCAAGTTCTCCGACGACGACCTCTTCGACGAAACCGTCTACGGCGACGGCTTCCTCGACAAGAAGCGCGTCGCCCTCGTCACCACGTTCAATGACAACTCGTACGTGCGCACCCGGCTCGCGTTCGACCTGTGGAGCCGCATCTCTCCCGACAACATCCGCGTGCGCACCTACAGCGCCGTGCTGTACGCCAACAACCGCTACCTCGGCCTCTACACCGTGGCGGACCTGCCTCACAAACGGCTGATGGCCGACCACGGCATGGACAAGGACTCCGACTTGTTCAAGGCCGTGGAGAACGACGCCAACTTCTCCCGCACCCGCCGCGACGGCACGCCCAAGGCCTCACTGCGCGAGGGCTTCGAGAAGAAGGTCGGCGAGCCCGAGATGGGCCAGCCCCACGCCTGGGACACCCTGGAGGCCTTCATCGGCTTCGTCGCGGACTCGGATGACACCACCTTCCGCACCCAGTTCCCCCAGCGCGCCAGCCTGAAGGACTACGAGAACTGGTGGATCTTCAACACGCTCATCCACGGCACCGACTCGCACTCGAAGAACGCCTATCACGCGTATGACCCGAACACGAAGGGCCCCTGGCGCTTCATCCCGTGGGACCTGGACGCGAGCTTCGGCCAGAACTTCGACACCACGCGCACCTCGCCGACGACGCGCTCCAACTTCGCCAACACCAATCGCATCTTCGCGCGCCTGCTCGCGGACCCGACGTTCTCCGGGCCCATGCACGAGCGCTACCGCTCGCTGCTGAAGAACGAGGTGAAGCTGGAGACGGTGCTCGCCCTCATCGACGTCTACGAGCGCGAGACGTCCGCCGTGGCGAAGCGCGACTGGGCGAAGTGGGAGCTGGAGTACCGCGCCCTGGGCGCCCCCGGCAGCGTGGGCGCCGGCAACTTCCCCAACTGGTACCAGCGCACCGACTTCAACACCTACGAGCAGGAGCTGGAGTACGTGCGCCAGTGGGTCCGCACCCGCTGGCCCGCGCTCCAGTCCCAGCTGCCGTGA